A genomic stretch from Anaerolinea thermophila UNI-1 includes:
- the murJ gene encoding murein biosynthesis integral membrane protein MurJ encodes MSRLTRISILLAVCFALDKAAAFLRQVIIARQFSFSAELDAFNVANNVPDLIYAVISGGALAMALIPVLSATLTTQGREALWRVFSHVANLVFLVTAALSIVVALVAVPLVRTEVGIAPGFGMQQQMVVVNLMRLNLIATLIFSLSGLVMSALQANQHFLFPALAPLFYNFGQIFGALILSPAEGYRIAGITLPALGMGVYGLVSGVILGAFLHLGIQIPALIRYRFRWSMGLGLDNPQVVQVLKLMAPRILTVGFVQVIFLVRDNLASRLPEGAVSALTYGWMIQQVPETLIGTAIATAMLPTLSELAAQKQEGLFHESVQRAVRVLIGITLPIAAVLAIGLGPLMQAVFALNDTHAATLLWATRGFLAGLMGHSLMEVAARSFYARQRPIPPMLAGFGNMLLYIGLGSALYRPLGAAGISLTDAVCFTAQAVFLLVLLGRQTGRFIHLGDSLTRAVFAALAGGGVAFALLNAQVLSSPLLGSALAMAGGGVVALPFIFKELKLLLRL; translated from the coding sequence ATGTCCCGATTGACGCGCATTTCCATTTTGCTGGCGGTGTGTTTCGCGCTGGATAAAGCCGCCGCCTTCCTTCGTCAGGTGATTATTGCCCGCCAGTTCAGTTTCTCGGCGGAGTTGGATGCCTTCAACGTTGCCAACAACGTTCCCGACCTGATTTACGCGGTCATCTCCGGCGGGGCGCTTGCCATGGCGCTCATCCCGGTTCTCTCCGCTACCCTGACCACTCAGGGACGCGAGGCTCTCTGGCGGGTGTTTTCCCACGTTGCCAATCTGGTGTTTCTGGTCACCGCGGCGCTTTCCATTGTCGTGGCGCTGGTTGCCGTGCCGCTGGTGCGCACCGAGGTGGGCATTGCTCCCGGGTTTGGCATGCAACAGCAGATGGTAGTGGTGAATTTGATGCGCCTGAACCTCATCGCCACGCTGATTTTCTCGCTCAGCGGGCTGGTGATGTCGGCACTGCAAGCCAACCAGCACTTTCTCTTTCCGGCGCTGGCGCCGCTTTTTTACAACTTCGGGCAGATTTTCGGCGCGCTCATCCTCTCGCCTGCCGAAGGCTACCGTATCGCGGGCATCACCCTGCCCGCCCTGGGCATGGGCGTGTACGGACTGGTGAGCGGGGTAATTCTGGGAGCATTCCTGCATCTGGGCATTCAAATTCCCGCGCTGATTCGCTACCGCTTCCGCTGGAGCATGGGGCTGGGGCTGGACAATCCGCAGGTGGTGCAGGTGCTTAAGTTAATGGCGCCGCGCATCCTCACCGTGGGGTTTGTGCAGGTCATCTTCCTGGTGCGCGATAATCTGGCATCGCGCCTGCCCGAAGGCGCGGTCAGCGCGCTGACCTACGGCTGGATGATTCAGCAGGTACCGGAAACGCTCATCGGTACAGCCATTGCCACCGCCATGCTTCCCACGCTCTCGGAACTGGCGGCGCAGAAGCAGGAAGGACTGTTTCATGAATCCGTTCAGCGCGCCGTGCGCGTGCTTATCGGCATCACCCTGCCGATTGCGGCAGTGCTGGCGATTGGGCTGGGTCCGTTGATGCAAGCCGTCTTTGCGCTGAACGACACCCATGCCGCCACCCTGCTCTGGGCAACGCGCGGATTCCTTGCCGGGCTGATGGGACACTCTTTGATGGAAGTGGCGGCGCGCTCGTTCTACGCCCGCCAGCGTCCCATCCCCCCCATGCTGGCGGGGTTTGGCAACATGTTGTTGTATATTGGCTTGGGAAGCGCGTTGTACCGCCCGCTGGGGGCGGCGGGCATCAGTTTGACCGATGCGGTGTGCTTCACCGCGCAAGCCGTGTTCCTGCTGGTTTTGCTGGGAAGGCAAACGGGCAGGTTCATTCACCTGGGCGACAGTCTGACCCGTGCAGTGTTCGCCGCGCTGGCGGGCGGGGGTGTTGCTTTTGCCCTGCTGAATGCCCAGGTATTGTCTTCTCCCCTGCTGGGCAGTGCGCTGGCGATGGCTGGGGGCGGGGTGGTTGCCCTGCCGTTCATCTTCAAAGAATTGAAATTGCTTTTGCGCCTCTAA
- a CDS encoding metallophosphoesterase, with protein sequence MKLGVLSDTHNNLTALEQALALFRQEKVDWLIHCGDITTPETASAMGEFPVWHAVGNGDFASGEIRAVFQRFNPLNQSALVVTGVLGGISIAVTHGHLPGKVTELVQSGQYAYVFYGHSHRRKAQKVGNTWLINPGALGGLRPEAPSVYLIDLESGDSGFFLVPGS encoded by the coding sequence ATGAAACTGGGCGTTCTCTCCGACACGCACAACAACCTCACCGCCCTGGAACAAGCCCTGGCGCTTTTTCGGCAAGAAAAAGTGGACTGGCTGATTCACTGTGGCGATATCACCACCCCCGAAACCGCCTCGGCAATGGGGGAGTTTCCCGTCTGGCACGCGGTGGGCAACGGCGATTTTGCCAGCGGAGAAATCCGCGCGGTATTCCAGCGTTTCAACCCGCTCAATCAGTCAGCGCTGGTGGTTACCGGTGTGCTGGGCGGGATTTCCATTGCCGTCACGCACGGACATCTGCCCGGCAAGGTCACTGAACTGGTGCAGAGCGGGCAGTATGCCTATGTCTTTTACGGACATTCGCACCGCCGCAAAGCCCAAAAGGTCGGCAATACCTGGCTCATCAACCCGGGGGCGCTGGGCGGCTTGCGCCCCGAAGCCCCTTCGGTGTATCTGATTGATCTGGAAAGCGGCGACAGCGGGTTTTTCCTCGTCCCCGGCAGTTAG
- a CDS encoding HD domain-containing protein: MVRIEKIKEIRPRLLDEFNLKEFVPRTPAIAEAYRWGKELHAGQMRLSGEPYFETHCAWVGAFLDKLVENEAWTIAGLLHDSVEDSGESLERIREHFPGALGEQVAFIVDGVTKLSAPRDGRSREMETLRKLGMFRDPGVFLVKLADKTHNLLTLEHMPPAKQVQKATEAIRAYGKLAGILNCHQWRCWLEDLAFPFAEPDTYAYVKEHVDADPRLRLEFIQPLLNQLGGLMEKVGIDGRATIFVNGYWQVWQKLRRMARSRKAPLNNFAMVNDLVSFRLVVDGDNKDACYALLGAVNTFFGPYLDNDRFDDFIAYPQNGYRALQVTAYLPDFGAVEVAIATEEMEGENMWGVVDCIRKGRDTSQYNPVEILTPSGGARFLREGSSVLDAVASIQQEMLLDKISAVKVNGALARLSDRVRPGDVVEVVTSGKRLIPSEDWLGFANETTARLLRMVLATQSLKKDAEIGRARLQPVIAEEGILALEDVQALETDRMDNLLEELGCSSLEDLYVAVGGGAVRLDDFRKALCKVGITREQLGWVTVNIAADPAENRPGVLARLAGLVSKHNGNILRSVNNTLPEGGFTLRLVVTFPQAEYKDAMEESFRTSGIVFKSLQVV, encoded by the coding sequence ATGGTTCGAATTGAGAAAATTAAAGAGATCCGCCCGCGCCTGCTGGATGAATTTAACCTGAAAGAATTTGTGCCGCGCACCCCGGCAATTGCCGAAGCCTACCGCTGGGGCAAAGAACTGCATGCCGGGCAAATGCGCCTGAGCGGCGAGCCTTACTTTGAAACGCACTGTGCCTGGGTGGGCGCGTTTCTGGATAAACTGGTAGAAAACGAAGCCTGGACGATTGCCGGACTGCTCCACGACAGCGTGGAAGATTCCGGCGAAAGTCTGGAGCGCATCCGCGAACACTTTCCGGGCGCACTGGGCGAGCAGGTTGCCTTCATTGTGGATGGGGTGACCAAACTCTCTGCCCCGCGCGATGGGCGCTCGCGCGAGATGGAAACCCTGCGCAAACTGGGCATGTTCCGCGACCCGGGCGTCTTTCTGGTCAAACTGGCAGACAAAACCCACAACCTGCTTACCCTGGAACACATGCCCCCTGCCAAACAGGTGCAGAAAGCCACCGAAGCCATCCGTGCCTACGGCAAACTGGCGGGCATCCTCAACTGCCATCAGTGGCGCTGCTGGCTGGAAGACCTGGCATTCCCCTTTGCCGAACCGGACACCTACGCCTATGTCAAAGAACATGTGGACGCCGACCCGCGCCTGCGGTTGGAATTCATCCAGCCCTTGCTCAATCAACTGGGCGGGCTGATGGAGAAAGTGGGGATTGACGGGCGTGCCACCATCTTTGTCAACGGCTACTGGCAGGTATGGCAAAAACTGCGCCGCATGGCGCGTTCGCGCAAAGCCCCGCTGAACAATTTTGCCATGGTCAACGATCTGGTCAGTTTCCGCCTGGTGGTGGATGGGGATAACAAAGATGCCTGCTATGCCCTGCTGGGAGCGGTGAATACCTTCTTTGGCCCCTATCTGGACAACGACCGCTTTGATGATTTTATCGCCTATCCGCAGAACGGGTATCGTGCCTTACAGGTCACCGCTTACCTGCCCGATTTTGGCGCGGTGGAAGTTGCCATTGCTACCGAAGAAATGGAAGGCGAGAACATGTGGGGGGTGGTGGACTGCATCCGCAAAGGGCGCGATACCAGCCAGTACAATCCGGTGGAAATTCTCACCCCCAGCGGCGGCGCACGCTTCCTTCGAGAAGGCTCCAGTGTGCTGGACGCTGTGGCATCGATTCAGCAGGAAATGTTGCTGGATAAAATCAGCGCGGTCAAGGTCAATGGAGCGCTGGCGCGCCTTTCCGACCGCGTGCGCCCCGGCGATGTGGTGGAAGTGGTCACCAGCGGCAAGCGGCTCATTCCCAGCGAGGACTGGCTGGGCTTCGCCAACGAGACCACCGCCCGCCTGCTACGCATGGTGCTGGCAACCCAGTCACTCAAGAAAGATGCCGAAATTGGGCGCGCCAGACTTCAGCCGGTAATTGCCGAAGAGGGCATCCTGGCGCTGGAAGACGTGCAAGCCCTGGAAACCGACCGCATGGATAACCTGCTGGAAGAACTGGGGTGTTCCAGTCTGGAAGACCTGTACGTTGCCGTGGGTGGCGGCGCGGTGCGCCTGGACGATTTCCGCAAAGCCCTGTGCAAGGTGGGCATCACCCGCGAGCAACTCGGCTGGGTGACGGTCAACATTGCCGCCGACCCGGCAGAAAACCGTCCCGGGGTGCTGGCGCGGCTGGCGGGGTTGGTCTCCAAACACAACGGCAACATCCTGCGTTCGGTCAATAACACCCTGCCCGAAGGTGGTTTTACCCTGCGCCTGGTGGTGACCTTCCCGCAGGCGGAGTACAAAGACGCCATGGAAGAATCCTTCCGTACGTCGGGCATCGTCTTTAAATCTCTGCAGGTGGTTTGA
- a CDS encoding MBL fold metallo-hydrolase yields the protein MAPASLQVIFLGTTTLYLSDGETHLLTNGFFTRPPLTQMLFGRLAPSRERIGQALQRAGIQQVDALLVGHSHYDHALDCAEVCRQTGAVLAGSVSTLNIGRGAGLPEERLYLANAGSIFSWGKFRVTFLPWKHSFPRFYPGEIVTPLVPPVPVSAYREGGTFALFIEHPAGSLLILESAGILPGALKGIRTRAVLLAVAGFPRLPAGRERLFREAVLNTGAQRVFPIHHDHFFLPLDNPPVLLPGSRAVMDWLERRCRQEGIGFEVLPPWERTALF from the coding sequence ATGGCACCTGCTTCTTTACAGGTCATATTTCTTGGCACCACCACACTTTACCTCAGCGATGGGGAAACCCACTTGCTCACCAACGGATTCTTCACCCGCCCGCCGCTGACGCAGATGCTGTTCGGCAGGCTTGCCCCCTCGCGGGAACGCATTGGTCAAGCCCTGCAACGGGCGGGTATCCAGCAGGTGGACGCCCTGCTGGTGGGACATTCGCACTATGACCATGCCCTGGACTGCGCCGAGGTCTGCCGCCAAACCGGTGCGGTGCTGGCAGGGTCAGTTTCCACGCTGAACATCGGCAGGGGAGCGGGACTGCCCGAAGAGCGCCTTTACCTTGCCAATGCAGGAAGCATTTTCTCGTGGGGAAAGTTCCGGGTCACCTTCCTGCCGTGGAAGCACTCTTTCCCGCGCTTCTATCCCGGTGAGATCGTCACACCGCTCGTCCCCCCCGTGCCGGTCTCGGCTTACCGCGAAGGCGGCACGTTTGCCCTGTTCATCGAACATCCCGCCGGCAGTCTGCTGATTCTTGAATCGGCGGGAATACTGCCGGGCGCGCTGAAGGGCATCCGTACGCGGGCGGTGCTTCTGGCGGTTGCAGGTTTTCCGCGCCTGCCTGCAGGGCGCGAGCGCCTGTTCCGTGAAGCCGTCCTCAACACCGGCGCTCAGCGGGTTTTTCCCATCCATCACGATCATTTCTTCCTGCCGCTGGACAATCCCCCGGTACTTCTGCCCGGCAGTCGCGCAGTCATGGACTGGCTGGAACGGCGCTGTCGGCAGGAAGGTATTGGTTTTGAGGTCTTGCCGCCGTGGGAGCGCACCGCGCTTTTTTAA
- the rmuC gene encoding DNA recombination protein RmuC translates to MENDAVSTLTFLSAVSLLLLCLLIPIVGFLLFQMRKLLKAATTPPAPSPEMAVLKEKISQVETLIPSVSALQSEVRGLSERISSVENTQTSTQQGIGSLSTQALSALAELKTLTGGIAEAASRLRADLSQTQNHLSELQAFVRARQEEERQVAESIRRLETIIAGTQSKGKAGENIVEVVFSKFPPEWQERNLKVNGKTVEFALRLPNQRFLPIDSKWAATSLVEEFARETDEKQLQRLRGEIEKEVAKKLKEVTQYIDPHLTVNFGVAVVPDAVYDLCGRVHAEAFKMNVVLVSYSLFVPYLLLVYQVTLKSAQTVNVEALSHHLENIQKSVGKMQEEVNGRLSKGLTLLVNSRDEMKSLLGSISDHIASLKILEYSALPEGGESTANLE, encoded by the coding sequence ATGGAGAACGATGCCGTATCCACCCTGACCTTTCTCAGCGCAGTTTCACTGCTTCTGTTGTGCCTGCTGATTCCGATTGTAGGTTTCCTGCTGTTTCAGATGCGTAAGTTGCTCAAAGCCGCCACCACCCCACCCGCTCCCTCGCCGGAGATGGCGGTCCTTAAGGAAAAAATTTCTCAGGTCGAAACGCTCATTCCGTCCGTCAGCGCCCTGCAAAGCGAGGTACGCGGACTGTCGGAGCGTATTTCATCCGTTGAGAATACGCAGACAAGCACACAGCAAGGCATAGGTTCGCTGTCCACCCAAGCCCTCAGTGCGCTGGCTGAGTTAAAAACTCTCACCGGCGGGATTGCCGAAGCCGCCAGCCGTCTGCGGGCTGACCTTTCCCAAACCCAAAATCACCTGAGCGAACTGCAAGCCTTTGTGCGCGCGCGCCAGGAAGAGGAACGCCAGGTTGCCGAGTCCATCCGCCGATTGGAGACCATCATCGCCGGTACGCAGTCCAAAGGCAAGGCAGGAGAGAACATTGTGGAAGTGGTATTCTCCAAATTTCCCCCGGAATGGCAGGAACGCAACCTGAAGGTGAACGGCAAGACGGTGGAATTTGCCCTGCGTCTGCCCAATCAGCGCTTTTTACCCATTGATAGCAAGTGGGCAGCAACCAGTCTGGTGGAAGAATTTGCCCGGGAGACCGATGAAAAACAACTGCAGAGACTGCGAGGCGAGATTGAAAAAGAAGTCGCTAAAAAACTTAAGGAAGTGACCCAGTACATTGACCCGCACCTGACGGTGAACTTTGGCGTTGCCGTGGTGCCCGATGCCGTGTACGACCTGTGCGGACGGGTACATGCCGAAGCCTTTAAGATGAATGTGGTGCTGGTGAGTTACAGTCTGTTCGTGCCGTATTTGTTGCTGGTCTATCAGGTCACCCTCAAGAGCGCCCAAACGGTGAACGTAGAAGCCCTCTCCCATCATCTGGAGAACATCCAGAAAAGTGTCGGAAAAATGCAGGAAGAAGTCAACGGGCGCTTGTCAAAAGGATTGACCTTGCTGGTCAATTCCAGGGACGAAATGAAAAGTCTGCTGGGCAGTATAAGCGATCACATTGCTTCCCTGAAAATTTTGGAATATTCGGCTTTGCCCGAAGGGGGTGAATCAACCGCCAATCTGGAATAA
- a CDS encoding WD40/YVTN/BNR-like repeat-containing protein — MTKHFRYFLFATGLCLALLLAVSQPARSAPDEPVWQSLGLSGQTIFALAAHPTDAQTLFAGVEQGGVYRTTDDGAHWTALTEGMGAADVLSLAVDPQTPATLYAGTAQNGAFRSQDGGEHWMALPLSSPFLYEWLVDPQTPSTLYVLANHALVKSLDKGDHWQACGQGVTSSSLTDLEMNPSNPSELFVGTMTGMVYHTTDGCASWTSALVSMDGVSALAVHPRFAGWVYAATPKGEVFLSQDYGKQWEKIGALPEQSPLHVLEVHPDVPSMLVAGTLTRGVYRSLDGGRTWTAVNTGLSSFTVRALIPDALNPNRWYAGTDDGVFALTFPTLSPQVYLPWIARAP; from the coding sequence ATGACAAAACATTTCCGTTATTTTCTCTTTGCCACAGGGCTTTGCCTTGCCCTGTTGCTGGCAGTCTCTCAGCCTGCCCGAAGCGCACCCGATGAGCCTGTCTGGCAGTCGCTGGGACTTTCGGGGCAGACAATCTTTGCACTGGCGGCGCATCCAACCGATGCGCAAACCCTCTTTGCCGGGGTGGAGCAGGGCGGGGTTTACCGCACCACCGACGACGGCGCGCATTGGACGGCTCTTACCGAGGGCATGGGCGCGGCGGATGTGCTTTCGCTCGCCGTTGACCCGCAGACGCCAGCCACCCTTTACGCCGGTACGGCGCAGAACGGCGCTTTCCGCTCTCAGGACGGCGGAGAACACTGGATGGCACTGCCGTTGAGCAGTCCCTTCCTGTATGAGTGGCTGGTTGACCCTCAAACCCCCTCCACGCTGTACGTCCTCGCAAACCATGCGCTGGTGAAAAGTCTGGATAAGGGTGATCACTGGCAGGCATGCGGGCAGGGTGTGACCTCATCTTCCCTCACTGACCTGGAGATGAACCCCAGCAACCCTTCGGAACTCTTTGTTGGGACAATGACCGGCATGGTGTACCACACCACCGATGGGTGCGCTTCGTGGACTTCGGCGCTGGTGAGCATGGACGGGGTGAGCGCGCTTGCCGTGCATCCGCGCTTTGCGGGATGGGTGTATGCCGCCACCCCAAAGGGAGAAGTATTCCTTTCTCAGGATTATGGGAAACAATGGGAGAAGATAGGCGCTCTGCCGGAACAAAGCCCCCTGCACGTGCTGGAAGTGCATCCGGACGTACCCTCGATGCTGGTGGCGGGGACGCTCACCCGCGGGGTGTACCGCTCGCTGGACGGCGGCAGGACGTGGACGGCGGTCAACACCGGGCTGAGCAGTTTCACCGTCCGTGCGCTGATTCCCGATGCCCTCAACCCCAACCGCTGGTATGCCGGTACGGATGATGGTGTGTTTGCGCTGACTTTTCCCACCCTCTCCCCGCAGGTATACCTGCCGTGGATTGCCCGCGCGCCGTGA
- a CDS encoding glycoside hydrolase family 13 protein: MDNQYLWWRDGIIYQIYPRSFADGNGDGIGDLEGIIAHLDYLQDLSVDAIWLSPIYPSPDVDFGYDVADYLNIDPKFGTLETFDRLVQEAHARGIRVVLDLVLNHTSDQHPWFQESRKSRDNPYRDYYIWRDPKPNGAPPNNWGSIFGGEAWELDPTTGQMYLHIFYKEQPDVNWRNPAVRQYMLDVFRFWLNRGVDGFRLDVFNAYFKHPDLPDNPRILKPLNLIQGLVSPFFAQEHRYDIDQPEMIPLLNEVRAILDSYPERYAVGETFIGGAEKAARYVGNDKLHAAFNFEFLECPWWAKAFYDSIAKWERVLPADAWPNYVLNNHDRVRSATRYCRGENDERLKVAATLLLTLRGTPFMYYGEEIGMRDIKITREQVQDPMGKRYWPLLKGRDGCRSPMQWSAAPNAGFSPEGVTTWLPVHPNYRTRNVEAQSANPDSLLNYYKRLIALRKNSLALRQGMFTPVTYGMRFILAYLRQAGDETVLVALNFSERRQNLVLGHELAGRRWELLLSSKRASMVPVEGNLIPLEPNEALVLRQI; this comes from the coding sequence ATGGATAACCAGTATCTCTGGTGGCGCGATGGCATTATCTATCAGATTTATCCGCGTTCCTTTGCCGATGGCAATGGCGACGGCATCGGCGATCTGGAAGGCATCATCGCCCATCTCGATTACCTGCAAGACCTCAGCGTGGATGCCATCTGGCTCTCGCCCATTTATCCCTCGCCCGATGTAGATTTCGGCTACGATGTCGCCGACTATCTGAACATTGACCCCAAATTTGGCACGCTGGAGACCTTTGACCGCCTGGTGCAGGAAGCCCATGCCCGCGGGATTCGGGTAGTGCTGGATCTGGTACTGAATCACACATCCGACCAGCATCCCTGGTTTCAGGAATCGCGCAAGTCCCGCGACAATCCCTACCGCGATTACTACATCTGGCGCGACCCCAAGCCCAACGGCGCTCCGCCCAACAACTGGGGGTCTATCTTCGGCGGTGAAGCCTGGGAACTCGATCCCACCACCGGGCAGATGTACCTGCATATCTTCTACAAGGAACAGCCCGATGTGAACTGGCGCAACCCGGCGGTGCGTCAGTACATGCTGGACGTCTTCCGCTTCTGGCTGAACCGCGGTGTGGACGGTTTCCGCCTGGACGTATTCAATGCCTACTTCAAGCACCCCGACCTGCCCGACAATCCGCGTATCCTCAAGCCGCTCAATCTGATTCAGGGATTGGTGTCGCCCTTCTTTGCGCAGGAACACCGCTACGACATTGACCAGCCGGAGATGATTCCCCTGCTGAACGAAGTCCGCGCTATTCTGGATTCCTACCCCGAACGTTATGCGGTGGGTGAAACCTTCATCGGCGGGGCGGAGAAAGCCGCCCGCTATGTGGGCAACGACAAACTGCACGCCGCCTTCAACTTCGAGTTCCTCGAATGTCCCTGGTGGGCAAAAGCCTTCTACGATTCCATCGCCAAGTGGGAGCGCGTCCTGCCCGCCGATGCCTGGCCTAACTATGTGCTGAACAATCACGACCGCGTGCGCTCGGCAACGCGCTACTGCCGCGGGGAAAACGATGAGCGCCTGAAGGTGGCGGCAACCCTTCTGCTCACCCTGCGCGGCACGCCCTTCATGTACTACGGCGAGGAAATCGGCATGCGCGATATCAAGATTACCCGCGAACAGGTGCAGGATCCGATGGGCAAACGCTACTGGCCCCTGTTGAAAGGGCGCGACGGATGCCGCTCGCCGATGCAGTGGTCAGCCGCGCCCAATGCCGGCTTCAGTCCCGAGGGAGTGACCACCTGGCTTCCGGTGCATCCTAACTACCGCACCCGCAACGTGGAAGCCCAGTCTGCCAATCCGGACTCGCTGTTGAATTACTACAAGCGCCTGATCGCCCTGCGCAAGAACAGCCTGGCACTGCGTCAGGGCATGTTCACGCCGGTGACCTACGGCATGCGCTTCATCCTGGCGTATCTGCGTCAGGCAGGCGATGAGACCGTGCTGGTGGCGCTGAACTTCTCCGAACGGCGTCAGAACCTTGTCCTCGGGCATGAACTGGCGGGGCGGCGCTGGGAACTGCTGCTCTCCAGCAAGCGCGCCTCGATGGTGCCGGTGGAAGGCAATCTCATCCCATTAGAGCCCAACGAAGCCCTGGTACTGCGGCAAATCTGA
- a CDS encoding COG1470 family protein — protein sequence MKRLVTFLMTLLLIFSLGASVQTAHAQDADVLKLTTTYPGVVVGLGEGVSFDLKVSVSDAPHIVKLEVTQLPEGWTATLRGGGKTIQSVYVEPGKDVTVDLRLDQPKEVKSGTFNVLVTAAADGLKAQLPLQVTVKEKQPARLTLTTDLPTIKGGPTSTFSYDVTLKNEGDEDMTVSLSASAPAGFQVTFRLGAQDVTSFPINARETKRLTVRAEPYVELPAGTYPLKFTVQSGEVQASLDLQAEVTGQATLSLTAPDGRLSAQVRSGRETPLKLVVRNTGTAPARGIKLSSSEPSGWKVAFEPESIEEIAAGEEVTVTVKVKPADNALAGDYMLTLRAAPTGGSTKSADFRITVLTSTLWGLVGIILIAVAVGVVLLAVMRFGRR from the coding sequence ATGAAACGTCTGGTAACGTTCCTGATGACTCTCTTGCTGATCTTCTCACTGGGTGCATCCGTGCAAACCGCGCACGCTCAGGATGCCGATGTCCTCAAATTGACCACCACCTATCCGGGTGTGGTTGTAGGACTGGGCGAGGGCGTGTCGTTTGATTTAAAGGTCAGCGTCAGCGATGCCCCGCACATTGTCAAACTGGAAGTAACGCAACTGCCGGAGGGCTGGACGGCAACCCTGCGCGGCGGGGGTAAGACCATCCAGTCGGTGTATGTAGAACCCGGCAAGGATGTCACCGTGGACCTGCGCCTGGACCAGCCCAAAGAGGTGAAATCCGGCACTTTCAACGTGCTGGTGACTGCCGCGGCTGACGGCTTGAAAGCCCAACTGCCCTTACAGGTGACGGTGAAGGAAAAACAACCCGCCCGCCTGACCCTGACCACCGACCTGCCGACCATCAAAGGCGGTCCGACTTCGACCTTCTCGTACGATGTGACCCTCAAGAATGAGGGCGATGAGGATATGACCGTTTCGCTCAGCGCTTCAGCCCCGGCGGGCTTCCAGGTGACCTTCCGGCTGGGCGCGCAGGACGTGACCTCGTTCCCCATCAACGCCCGCGAGACCAAACGCCTGACCGTGCGGGCTGAGCCGTATGTGGAACTTCCTGCCGGCACTTACCCGCTGAAATTCACCGTGCAGAGCGGCGAGGTGCAAGCCAGCCTGGACCTGCAAGCCGAAGTGACCGGACAAGCCACCCTCTCGCTCACCGCCCCGGATGGGCGTCTCTCGGCGCAGGTGCGCTCCGGGCGCGAGACCCCGCTCAAACTGGTGGTGCGCAACACCGGCACGGCTCCGGCGCGCGGTATCAAACTGTCTTCCAGCGAACCCAGCGGCTGGAAGGTGGCCTTTGAGCCGGAGAGCATCGAAGAAATTGCCGCGGGCGAAGAAGTGACTGTAACCGTCAAGGTCAAACCGGCAGACAACGCTCTGGCGGGCGACTACATGCTCACCCTGCGGGCGGCGCCGACGGGCGGCTCGACCAAATCCGCCGATTTCCGCATCACCGTGCTGACCTCTACCTTGTGGGGACTGGTGGGCATCATCCTGATTGCGGTGGCAGTTGGGGTTGTCCTGCTGGCTGTGATGCGCTTTGGACGCCGCTAA
- a CDS encoding ABC transporter ATP-binding protein: protein MRDVIVTRDLTKRYGEFTAVDRLNLTVRQGEVFGLLGPNGAGKTTTILMILGLTEPSAGQIEVLGYDPARQPLTVKSRVGYLPDQVGFYDELTALENLHYIARLNGLNGKNAETRMQTALEKVGLQSVANKRVGAFSRGMRQRLGVAEVLLKQPEIIIMDEPTQGLDPEGAREFLQLVQSLKEEGITILLSSHLLHQVQAICDRVGLFNRGRMELVGTVDELARRVLGRAFRVVMEVDDITPELTKALKKVPGAVDVYPLEGKRLAVEASGEIRHEVAQAVIQSGRRLLGMYMEAQNLDEIYAHYFKEVEHGAR from the coding sequence ATGCGTGACGTGATTGTGACCCGCGACCTGACCAAACGCTACGGCGAGTTTACCGCCGTGGACCGCCTGAACCTGACCGTGCGTCAGGGCGAGGTGTTTGGTTTGCTGGGTCCCAACGGCGCCGGAAAGACCACCACCATTTTGATGATTCTCGGGCTGACCGAGCCATCCGCCGGTCAGATTGAGGTGCTGGGGTACGACCCTGCGCGCCAGCCGCTGACGGTCAAATCGCGGGTGGGTTACCTGCCCGATCAGGTGGGATTTTACGATGAACTCACCGCGCTGGAAAACCTGCACTACATTGCCCGCCTGAACGGTTTGAACGGCAAAAATGCCGAGACTCGCATGCAAACCGCGCTGGAAAAGGTGGGACTGCAGTCCGTGGCAAATAAACGGGTGGGCGCCTTCTCGCGCGGGATGCGTCAGCGCCTGGGCGTGGCGGAAGTCCTGCTCAAACAGCCGGAAATTATCATCATGGATGAGCCCACTCAGGGCTTGGACCCTGAAGGCGCGCGCGAGTTCCTGCAACTGGTGCAGTCCCTGAAAGAGGAAGGCATCACCATTCTGCTGTCCTCGCACCTTTTGCATCAGGTGCAAGCCATCTGCGACCGCGTGGGCTTGTTCAACCGCGGGCGCATGGAACTGGTGGGCACGGTGGACGAACTGGCGCGCAGGGTGCTCGGCAGAGCCTTCCGCGTGGTGATGGAAGTGGATGACATCACCCCGGAATTGACCAAAGCCTTAAAGAAAGTGCCGGGCGCGGTGGACGTGTACCCGCTGGAGGGCAAGCGCCTTGCCGTGGAAGCCTCGGGCGAGATTCGCCACGAGGTGGCGCAGGCGGTCATCCAATCCGGTCGGCGCCTGTTGGGCATGTACATGGAAGCCCAAAATCTGGATGAAATTTACGCCCATTACTTCAAGGAGGTGGAACATGGCGCTCGCTGA